In the genome of Pseudomonas protegens, one region contains:
- a CDS encoding type I secretion system permease/ATPase: MLNNSHPAPLFKALGEYKGILISVGCFTALINVLMLVPSIYMLQVYDRVLSSQNETTLVMLSLMVVGFFLFIGLLEVVRSFVVIRIGSQLERRFNLRVYQAAFERNLARGEGHAGQSLGDLTHIRQFLTGPALFAFFDAPWFPIYLLVIFAFNVWLGVFASAGALLLIALACFNEAMTKKPLAEASGYSQQSTQLATSHLHNAETIQAMGMLGVLRKRWFMVHSRFLGRQNQASDTGSVISSLSKTLRLCLQSLVLGLGALLVIKGDMTAGMMIAGSILMGRVLSPIDQLIAVWKQWSAAKLAYKRLDALLREFPPSDSAMSLPPPKGQVSFEQVSAGPPGRRLATLQQVSFNLNAGEVLGVLGASGSGKSTLARVLVGVWPTLGGTVRLDGADIHRWNRDELGPYIGYLPQDIELFSGSIAENIARFREADPQRVVQAAQLAGVHELILRLPQGYDTLLGDDGSGLSGGQKQRVALARALYGNPSLVVLDEPNSNLDTVGESALAAAIAQLKARGASVVLVTHRSSVLALADKLLVLNEGRLQAFGPSQEVLKALSAGQSPAAQESPKPAASAPAGLSMSRQYQAPTRNKGA; the protein is encoded by the coding sequence ATGCTGAACAATAGTCATCCTGCACCACTGTTTAAGGCATTGGGCGAATATAAGGGCATCCTGATCAGTGTCGGTTGTTTTACCGCCTTGATTAATGTGCTGATGCTGGTGCCTTCCATCTATATGTTGCAGGTCTACGACCGGGTGCTGTCGTCACAGAATGAAACCACCCTGGTGATGCTGTCGCTGATGGTGGTGGGCTTCTTCCTGTTTATCGGGCTCCTGGAAGTGGTGCGCAGCTTTGTCGTGATCCGCATTGGCAGCCAGCTGGAGCGGCGTTTCAACCTGCGGGTTTATCAGGCCGCCTTCGAACGCAACCTGGCCCGCGGCGAAGGCCATGCCGGGCAGTCCCTGGGGGACCTGACCCACATTCGCCAGTTCCTCACCGGCCCGGCCCTGTTCGCCTTCTTCGATGCGCCCTGGTTTCCCATCTATCTGCTGGTGATCTTTGCCTTCAACGTCTGGCTCGGCGTGTTCGCCAGCGCTGGCGCCTTGTTGCTGATCGCGCTGGCCTGCTTCAACGAGGCCATGACCAAGAAGCCCCTGGCCGAGGCCAGCGGGTATTCGCAGCAATCCACCCAACTGGCCACCAGTCATCTGCACAACGCTGAAACCATCCAGGCCATGGGCATGCTCGGTGTCCTGCGCAAACGCTGGTTCATGGTGCATTCGCGGTTTCTCGGCCGGCAGAACCAGGCCAGCGACACCGGCTCGGTGATCAGTTCCCTGAGCAAGACCCTGCGCCTGTGCCTGCAATCGCTGGTGCTGGGCCTGGGCGCGTTGCTGGTGATCAAGGGCGACATGACCGCGGGGATGATGATCGCCGGGTCGATCCTCATGGGCCGGGTGCTGAGCCCCATCGACCAGTTGATCGCGGTGTGGAAGCAGTGGAGTGCCGCCAAGCTGGCCTACAAGCGCCTGGATGCGCTGCTGCGCGAGTTCCCGCCCAGCGACAGCGCCATGTCGCTGCCGCCGCCCAAGGGCCAGGTGAGTTTCGAGCAGGTCAGCGCCGGGCCGCCCGGGCGGCGGCTGGCAACCCTGCAGCAAGTGAGCTTCAACCTCAACGCCGGTGAAGTGCTGGGCGTGCTGGGTGCTTCCGGTTCCGGCAAGTCGACCCTGGCTCGGGTCCTGGTGGGCGTCTGGCCGACCCTGGGCGGCACGGTGCGCCTGGACGGTGCCGACATTCACCGCTGGAATCGCGATGAGCTGGGGCCCTACATCGGTTACTTGCCCCAGGACATCGAGCTGTTCAGCGGCAGCATCGCCGAGAACATCGCGCGCTTTCGTGAAGCCGACCCGCAGCGGGTGGTCCAGGCCGCCCAGTTGGCCGGGGTGCATGAACTGATCCTGCGCCTGCCCCAGGGCTACGACACCCTGCTCGGGGACGACGGCAGCGGCCTGTCCGGCGGGCAGAAACAGCGCGTGGCCCTGGCCCGGGCGCTGTACGGCAACCCGAGCCTGGTGGTGCTCGACGAACCCAATTCCAACCTCGACACCGTGGGCGAAAGCGCCCTGGCGGCGGCCATTGCCCAGCTCAAGGCCCGGGGCGCCAGCGTGGTGCTGGTGACCCATCGCTCGTCGGTGCTGGCCCTGGCCGACAAGCTGCTGGTGCTCAACGAAGGGCGCCTGCAGGCCTTCGGCCCCAGCCAGGAGGTGCTCAAGGCGCTGTCCGCCGGCCAGTCGCCCGCCGCCCAGGAAAGCCCCAAGCCGGCCGCGTCCGCCCCCGCAGGCTTGAGCATGAGCCGTCAGTATCAGGCTCCGACACGGAATAAAGGCGCATGA
- a CDS encoding APC family permease, whose protein sequence is MSSPAAPDGALKPTLSVFDVVAITVSGVTPASSVFVIAPFAIHQAGSGVFLAFVMAGLLALMFAFCYAELGRAHNSAGGEYVYAKRVFGGMAGYATFLTVLVMLLFIPPVLATGAATYLNNALGTNFDSQTVALVIVVCSYLLGILNIKLNAWITGTCLLLEVAALLVIVWLGFGNASQPLGILLQPQIVDHGVLQMAPWALVIGAVGIGLFSYNGYGPAVLLAEDMKCKGRGVHKAVLWSLVLVVIIELVPLTALLIGAPSLSTMLASPDPIGYLLTSHGNETLARVVSGGIFLSVFNAIVAIVIQIGRVVFSSGRDALWTPGINRLFTRIHPRWDSPWLATLFLAMPSAVLSFSSNLADLTSFSVLLIMLVYLIVALSALLSRVRLRDREHPYRMPLWPLPALLAVLGAGYLLITLLLEASVRDLMVIIGLLALSVILYGTNGRYSPAFQKL, encoded by the coding sequence ATGAGCTCTCCCGCAGCGCCTGACGGCGCGCTGAAACCAACCTTGAGTGTGTTCGATGTGGTGGCCATCACCGTCTCCGGTGTGACGCCCGCCAGTTCAGTGTTCGTGATTGCGCCCTTTGCCATCCATCAGGCCGGCAGCGGGGTGTTCCTGGCGTTCGTCATGGCCGGGTTGCTGGCGCTGATGTTTGCCTTCTGCTACGCCGAGCTGGGCCGCGCCCATAACAGTGCGGGGGGCGAGTACGTGTATGCCAAGCGGGTGTTTGGCGGCATGGCCGGCTATGCCACCTTCCTCACGGTGCTGGTGATGCTGCTGTTCATCCCGCCGGTGCTGGCCACCGGCGCCGCCACTTACCTGAACAACGCCCTGGGCACGAACTTCGATTCCCAGACCGTGGCCCTGGTGATCGTGGTCTGCAGTTATCTGCTGGGCATTCTCAATATCAAGCTCAATGCCTGGATTACCGGCACCTGCCTGCTGCTGGAAGTGGCGGCCTTGCTGGTCATTGTCTGGCTGGGCTTTGGCAACGCCTCGCAACCGCTGGGCATCCTGCTGCAACCGCAGATCGTCGACCATGGCGTGTTGCAGATGGCGCCCTGGGCCCTGGTGATCGGGGCGGTGGGTATCGGCCTGTTTTCCTACAACGGCTATGGACCGGCGGTGCTGCTGGCCGAAGACATGAAATGCAAGGGGCGCGGCGTGCACAAGGCGGTGCTCTGGTCCCTGGTGCTGGTGGTGATCATCGAGTTGGTGCCGCTGACCGCCTTGCTGATTGGCGCGCCGTCCCTGAGCACCATGCTGGCCAGCCCCGATCCCATCGGCTACCTACTCACCAGCCATGGCAACGAAACCCTCGCCAGGGTCGTCAGTGGTGGGATCTTCCTGTCGGTGTTCAACGCCATCGTCGCCATCGTTATCCAGATCGGCCGCGTGGTGTTCAGCAGCGGCCGGGATGCCCTGTGGACGCCCGGCATCAACCGCCTGTTCACACGGATCCACCCGCGCTGGGACTCGCCATGGCTGGCTACGCTGTTCCTGGCGATGCCTTCGGCAGTACTCAGTTTTAGCTCGAATCTGGCGGACCTCACGTCCTTCAGCGTGCTGTTGATCATGCTGGTGTACCTGATCGTCGCCCTCAGCGCATTGCTGAGCCGGGTGCGGCTGCGCGATCGCGAGCATCCCTACCGCATGCCGCTGTGGCCGCTGCCGGCGCTGCTGGCTGTGCTCGGCGCCGGTTACCTGCTGATCACGCTGTTGCTTGAGGCCTCTGTGCGGGACCTCATGGTGATCATCGGGCTGCTGGCGCTGTCGGTGATTCTCTATGGCACTAATGGCCGGTACAGCCCGGCGTTCCAGAAATTGTAA
- a CDS encoding P1 family peptidase: MRARQLGIKLGLGTPGPFNAITDVPGVRVGHSTLNTRVGGKQVRTGVTLVQPRDGHARLQPCFAGCHVLNGNGDATGLEWIREAGTLTTPLAITNTHSVGVVRDTLIALEREALADPAVYWCMPVVMETYDGLLNDIWGQHVGPQQVRQALASAESGPVAEGAVGGGTGMICHEFKGGIGTASRRLTAEQGGYTVGALVQANHGKREELRVDGYPVGRRLGGIVSPFAERGTPGMGSIVVILATDAPLLPHQCQRLAQRAAIGIARTGGGTEDSSGDIFLAFATGNRDLPTADYARKDLGLTSPLAMLNNDHISPLFSAAAEAVEEAIVNALLAGEPMTSDDGAQVPALTAQVLLEALELTGWNISRGT, from the coding sequence ATGCGAGCACGTCAGTTGGGTATCAAGCTGGGTTTGGGGACGCCGGGGCCGTTCAATGCGATCACCGACGTACCCGGGGTACGGGTGGGGCACAGCACCCTGAACACCCGCGTGGGCGGCAAGCAGGTACGCACCGGGGTGACCCTGGTCCAGCCCCGGGATGGGCACGCGCGGCTGCAGCCGTGCTTTGCCGGCTGCCATGTCCTCAACGGCAACGGCGACGCCACGGGCCTGGAGTGGATCCGCGAAGCGGGGACCCTGACCACCCCGTTGGCCATCACCAATACCCACAGCGTCGGCGTGGTCCGCGACACCCTGATCGCCCTGGAGCGCGAAGCCCTGGCGGACCCGGCCGTGTACTGGTGCATGCCGGTGGTGATGGAAACCTACGACGGTCTGCTCAACGACATCTGGGGCCAGCATGTGGGGCCGCAACAGGTGCGCCAGGCCTTGGCCAGCGCCGAGTCCGGGCCGGTGGCCGAGGGCGCGGTGGGCGGCGGCACCGGGATGATCTGCCACGAGTTCAAGGGCGGTATCGGCACCGCGTCGCGGCGCCTGACGGCGGAGCAGGGCGGCTATACCGTCGGCGCCCTGGTCCAGGCCAATCATGGCAAGCGTGAAGAGTTGCGGGTGGACGGTTATCCGGTGGGGCGGCGGCTGGGGGGCATCGTCTCGCCCTTTGCCGAACGCGGGACTCCGGGCATGGGCTCGATCGTGGTGATCCTGGCCACCGATGCGCCGCTCTTGCCCCATCAATGCCAGCGCCTGGCGCAACGGGCCGCCATTGGCATCGCCCGCACCGGCGGCGGCACCGAGGATTCCAGTGGCGACATCTTCCTGGCCTTTGCCACGGGAAACCGGGACCTGCCCACCGCGGATTACGCGCGCAAGGACCTGGGACTGACCTCGCCGCTGGCGATGCTCAACAACGATCACATCTCGCCGTTGTTCAGCGCGGCCGCCGAGGCCGTGGAGGAGGCCATCGTCAACGCCCTGCTGGCGGGCGAGCCGATGACCAGTGACGACGGCGCGCAGGTGCCGGCGCTGACCGCGCAAGTATTGCTGGAAGCATTGGAATTAACGGGTTGGAACATAAGCCGAGGGACTTGA
- a CDS encoding serralysin family metalloprotease, with protein MSKVTENAIASAEQQLVPLAAASSAYNQINSFSHQYDRGGNLTVNGKPSFSVDQAATQLLRDGAAYKDLNGNGKIDLTYTFLTSASSSTMNKHGISGFSQFSAQQKAQAVLAMQSWADVANVVFTEKASGGDAHMTFGNYSGGQDGAAAFAYLPGTGAGYDGTSWYLINSGYTQNKNPDLNNYGRQTLTHEIGHTLGLAHPGDYNAGEGNPSYKDASYGQDTRGYSVMSYWSESNTGQNFSKGGVEAYSSGPLMDDIAAIQKLYGANYSTRAGDTTYGFNSNTGRDFYSASSSADKLVFSVWDGGGNDTLDFSGFTQNQKINLNAGSFSDVGGMVGNVSIAQGVTVENAFGGSGNDLLIGNDAANVLKGGAGNDIIYGAGGADQLWGGAGADTFVFGASSDSKPGAADQIMDFVSGLDKIDLTGITKGAGLHFVNAFTGAAGDAILSTSGGVSTLSVDFSGHGVADFLVSTVGQAAVSDIVA; from the coding sequence ATGTCGAAAGTAACAGAGAACGCTATTGCATCTGCCGAACAGCAACTGGTGCCTTTGGCCGCAGCAAGTTCGGCGTATAACCAGATCAATAGCTTCAGTCATCAATACGACCGTGGCGGCAATCTCACGGTCAATGGCAAACCCTCGTTTTCGGTCGACCAGGCCGCCACGCAACTGCTGCGTGACGGCGCTGCCTACAAGGACCTGAACGGTAACGGCAAGATCGACCTGACCTATACCTTCCTGACCTCGGCCTCCTCGAGCACCATGAACAAGCATGGCATCTCCGGGTTCAGCCAGTTCAGCGCTCAACAGAAGGCCCAGGCAGTGCTGGCCATGCAGTCGTGGGCCGACGTGGCCAACGTGGTGTTTACCGAGAAAGCCTCGGGTGGCGACGCCCACATGACCTTCGGCAACTACAGCGGCGGCCAGGACGGCGCGGCGGCCTTCGCCTACCTGCCGGGCACCGGCGCCGGCTATGACGGCACCTCGTGGTACCTGATCAACAGCGGCTACACCCAGAACAAGAACCCCGACCTGAACAACTATGGCCGTCAGACCCTGACCCATGAGATCGGTCACACCCTGGGCCTGGCTCACCCTGGCGACTACAACGCCGGCGAAGGCAACCCCAGCTACAAGGACGCCAGCTACGGCCAGGACACCCGTGGCTACAGCGTCATGAGCTACTGGAGTGAAAGCAATACCGGGCAGAACTTCAGCAAGGGCGGGGTCGAAGCCTATTCGTCCGGCCCGCTGATGGACGATATCGCCGCCATCCAGAAACTCTACGGGGCCAACTACAGCACCCGTGCCGGTGATACCACCTACGGTTTCAACTCCAATACCGGGCGCGATTTCTACAGCGCCAGCTCCTCCGCCGACAAGCTGGTGTTCTCGGTGTGGGACGGTGGCGGCAACGACACCCTGGACTTCTCCGGTTTTACCCAGAACCAGAAGATCAACCTCAATGCCGGGTCGTTCTCCGACGTTGGCGGCATGGTGGGCAACGTCTCCATCGCCCAGGGCGTGACCGTGGAAAACGCCTTCGGCGGCTCGGGCAACGACCTGCTGATCGGTAACGACGCGGCCAACGTGCTCAAGGGCGGTGCCGGCAACGACATCATCTACGGCGCCGGTGGCGCGGATCAGCTGTGGGGCGGCGCCGGCGCGGACACCTTCGTGTTCGGCGCCAGCAGCGATTCCAAGCCGGGTGCGGCCGATCAGATCATGGATTTTGTCAGCGGCCTGGACAAGATCGACCTGACCGGGATCACCAAGGGCGCGGGCCTGCACTTCGTCAACGCCTTCACCGGCGCGGCGGGTGACGCGATCCTCAGCACCTCCGGTGGCGTGAGCACCCTGTCGGTGGACTTCTCCGGGCATGGCGTGGCGGACTTCCTGGTCAGCACCGTGGGCCAGGCAGCGGTCAGCGATATCGTTGCCTGA
- a CDS encoding AprI/Inh family metalloprotease inhibitor, whose amino-acid sequence MTPHTLRCKAATWLLATLTIFYGAITMASSLRLADPSELVGHWQLQQQSEPGAACALDLLQNAVLGDGAECLSKWIGEAAVGWFPEPDGIAITGREGSRIIFFSRQKEGLYEARLKGDGLIVLQRAG is encoded by the coding sequence ATGACCCCACACACCTTGCGTTGCAAGGCGGCCACCTGGCTGCTGGCGACGCTGACGATCTTCTACGGAGCAATAACCATGGCAAGCAGCCTGCGCTTGGCGGACCCCTCGGAACTGGTTGGACACTGGCAGTTGCAGCAACAGAGCGAGCCTGGCGCCGCCTGCGCCCTGGACCTGCTGCAAAACGCCGTCCTGGGAGACGGCGCCGAGTGCCTGTCGAAGTGGATCGGCGAGGCGGCGGTGGGCTGGTTCCCGGAGCCCGACGGTATTGCCATTACCGGGCGCGAAGGTTCAAGAATCATCTTTTTCAGTCGACAGAAAGAAGGCCTGTACGAAGCGCGCCTCAAAGGCGACGGTTTGATTGTGTTGCAGCGTGCCGGCTAA
- a CDS encoding HlyD family type I secretion periplasmic adaptor subunit, which translates to MMIEQDYAPERVERDAGFFVRLGWLLALVGAGSFFVWAALAPLDQGIPVQGTVVVSGKRKAVQSMSSGVVSRILVREGESVKQGQPLFRLDQTQVAADVQSLQAQYRMAVASLARWRSERDNLKQVDFPPQLSSSDDPRLALVLEGQRQLFSSRREAFLREQAGIRANIEGATAQLAGMRRARTDLGNQAESLRQQLSNLQPLADNGYIPRNRLLEYQRQLSQVQQELAQNTGESGRIEQGILESRLKLQQHSEEYQKEVRSQLAEAQLKTQTLEQQLTSAGFDLQHSEIIATADGIAVNLGVHTEGAVVRQGETLLEIVPQGTHLEVEGRLPVNLVDKVGPHLPVDILFTAFNQSRTPRVSGEVSLVSADQMVDEKTGMPYYVLRSSVSDQAMEKLNGLVIKPGMPAEMFVRTGERSLLNYLFKPLLDRAGSALTEE; encoded by the coding sequence ATGATGATCGAACAGGATTACGCACCCGAACGCGTGGAGCGCGACGCTGGCTTTTTCGTGCGCCTGGGCTGGCTGCTGGCCCTGGTGGGGGCCGGCAGTTTCTTTGTCTGGGCCGCCCTGGCGCCGCTGGACCAGGGCATCCCGGTGCAAGGCACGGTGGTGGTGTCCGGCAAGCGCAAGGCGGTGCAATCCATGAGCAGCGGGGTGGTCAGCCGCATCCTGGTGCGTGAAGGCGAAAGCGTGAAGCAGGGCCAGCCGCTGTTTCGCCTGGACCAGACTCAGGTGGCGGCGGATGTGCAATCCCTTCAGGCCCAGTACCGCATGGCGGTGGCCAGCCTGGCGCGCTGGCGCAGCGAGCGCGACAACCTCAAGCAGGTGGACTTTCCGCCGCAGTTGAGCAGCAGTGACGACCCGCGCCTGGCCCTGGTGCTGGAAGGCCAGCGCCAGCTGTTCAGCAGTCGGCGCGAGGCGTTCCTGCGCGAGCAGGCGGGCATTCGCGCCAACATCGAAGGCGCCACCGCGCAACTGGCGGGCATGCGTCGCGCACGCACCGACCTGGGCAATCAGGCCGAGTCCCTGCGCCAGCAACTGAGCAACCTGCAACCCTTGGCGGACAACGGCTATATCCCGCGCAACCGCCTGCTGGAATACCAGCGCCAACTGTCCCAGGTGCAGCAGGAACTGGCGCAGAACACCGGCGAAAGCGGACGCATCGAGCAGGGCATTCTCGAATCCCGGCTCAAGCTGCAACAGCACAGCGAGGAATATCAGAAAGAGGTGCGCAGCCAGTTGGCCGAGGCCCAGCTCAAGACCCAGACCCTGGAGCAGCAGCTGACCTCCGCCGGTTTCGACTTGCAGCACAGCGAGATCATCGCCACCGCCGACGGCATCGCGGTCAACCTCGGGGTGCACACCGAAGGCGCGGTGGTGCGCCAGGGCGAAACCCTGCTGGAGATCGTGCCCCAGGGCACGCACCTGGAAGTGGAAGGGCGGCTGCCGGTCAACCTGGTGGACAAGGTCGGCCCCCATCTGCCGGTGGACATCCTCTTCACGGCCTTCAACCAGAGCCGCACGCCAAGGGTGTCCGGCGAGGTCAGCCTGGTTTCCGCCGACCAGATGGTCGATGAGAAAACCGGCATGCCGTACTACGTGCTGCGCAGCAGCGTCAGCGACCAGGCCATGGAGAAGCTCAACGGGCTGGTGATCAAGCCGGGGATGCCGGCGGAGATGTTTGTCCGCACCGGCGAGCGCTCGCTGCTCAATTACCTGTTCAAGCCATTGCTCGACCGGGCCGGCTCCGCACTGACCGAAGAATAA
- a CDS encoding TolC family outer membrane protein, which produces MSKLSILAAALSLLVCQGAQAMGPFQIYEQALRNDPVFLGAIKERDAGLENRAIGRAGLLPKVGYSYNKGHNNSKVTYLDTVRGSVSEKRNYDSYGSSLTLQQPLIDYEAYANYRKGVAQALFADENFRGKSQELLVRVLSYYTKALFAQDQIDIALAKKKAFEQQFQQNRHMFQQGEGTRTDILEAESRYELATAEEIEARDEQDAALRELGALIGVPDLDVRDLDPLQENFQSFALSPANYDTWHEMALSNNPVLASQRQRVEVARYEVERNRAGHLPKLSAYASVRQNESESGNTYNQRYDTNTIGIEVSLPLYAGGGVSASTRQASRAMEQAEYELDGKTRETLIELRRQFSACLSGVSKLRAYQKALTSAEALVVSTRQSILGGERVNLDALNAEQQLYTTRRDLAQARYDYLMAWTKLHYYAGTLREEDLARVDEAFGQRTGP; this is translated from the coding sequence ATGAGTAAGCTTTCCATCCTCGCCGCGGCCTTGTCCTTGCTGGTGTGCCAGGGGGCCCAGGCCATGGGGCCGTTCCAGATCTACGAACAGGCGCTGCGCAATGACCCGGTGTTCCTCGGCGCCATCAAGGAGCGCGACGCCGGCCTGGAAAACCGCGCCATCGGCCGCGCCGGTCTGCTGCCCAAGGTGGGCTACAGCTACAACAAGGGCCACAACAACTCCAAGGTCACCTACCTGGACACGGTGCGCGGCAGCGTCAGCGAAAAACGCAACTACGACAGCTACGGCTCGTCCCTGACCCTGCAGCAGCCGCTGATCGACTACGAGGCCTACGCCAACTACCGCAAGGGCGTGGCCCAGGCCCTGTTTGCCGACGAGAACTTTCGTGGCAAGAGCCAGGAGCTGCTGGTGCGAGTGCTCAGCTACTACACCAAGGCCCTGTTCGCCCAGGACCAGATCGACATTGCCCTGGCCAAGAAAAAGGCCTTCGAGCAACAGTTCCAGCAGAACCGGCACATGTTCCAGCAGGGCGAGGGCACCCGTACCGACATCCTCGAAGCCGAGTCGCGCTACGAGCTGGCCACCGCCGAGGAGATCGAGGCCCGGGACGAACAGGACGCGGCCTTGCGGGAATTGGGGGCGCTGATTGGCGTGCCCGACCTCGACGTGCGCGACCTCGACCCCTTGCAGGAAAACTTCCAGTCCTTTGCCCTGAGCCCGGCCAATTACGACACCTGGCATGAGATGGCCCTGAGCAACAACCCGGTGCTGGCCTCCCAGCGGCAACGGGTCGAGGTGGCGCGTTATGAAGTGGAGCGCAACCGCGCCGGGCACCTGCCCAAGCTCAGCGCCTACGCCAGCGTGCGGCAGAACGAATCGGAAAGCGGCAACACCTACAACCAGCGCTACGACACCAACACCATCGGCATCGAAGTCAGCCTGCCGCTGTACGCCGGTGGCGGGGTGTCGGCCTCCACTCGCCAGGCCAGCCGCGCCATGGAGCAGGCCGAATACGAACTGGACGGCAAGACTCGGGAAACCCTGATTGAACTGCGCCGGCAATTCAGTGCCTGTTTATCGGGAGTGAGCAAATTGCGCGCCTACCAGAAGGCCCTGACCTCGGCCGAGGCCCTGGTGGTGTCCACCAGGCAGAGCATTCTGGGCGGTGAACGGGTCAACCTGGATGCGCTCAATGCCGAGCAGCAGCTCTACACCACCCGGCGTGACCTGGCCCAGGCCCGTTATGACTACCTGATGGCCTGGACCAAGTTGCATTACTACGCTGGAACCTTGCGTGAAGAAGATCTGGCCCGGGTCGATGAGGCCTTCGGTCAGCGCACCGGTCCCTGA
- a CDS encoding polyurethanase → MSIFDYKNAVGGAGKAQYSEAITLALYAGNPTGEALPGTSWRPISASQLGYQGHVSAQGTISGEQAVVSDAQVEILGKYDGAGQLLSIGISFRGTDSLKDGLNDLQAAFVSGFADNYSRLAFDNLLGKVAAFAAAQGLSGSDVLVTGHSLGGLAVNSLATLSTEHWGGFYQDASYVAFASPTQSASDKVLNIGYENDPVFRALDGTDFNASSLGTHDKPQESATNNIVSFTDHYASLFGKLVPQSILNPWSWSAHSAVDYAGGLNRLIDSDFYDLTSRDSTVVVSNLSEGQRDKVWVKDLNLYAEQHSGSTFIIGTQSNDLLHGGKGNDYLDGGAGDDRFRDDGGYNIIHGGSGHNVLELQQPLKNFSIANDGDGTLYIRDAYGGISMTRDIGALVSHEAGSWWQLLGKDVSYSVTADGLQNGNQWTAYNHSLNGDAYGNALVASVNGDWLFGHGGDDLLSSDKANVTFVGGAGNDVMHSTGGGANTFLFSGNFGFDLIHGYQSSDKLVFMGVPGIDAHYDYSQHLSQSGNDTLLKVGDYSVTLVGIGMEGLNGSGIVFA, encoded by the coding sequence ATGAGCATCTTCGACTACAAAAACGCCGTGGGCGGTGCTGGCAAGGCCCAGTACAGCGAGGCCATCACCCTGGCCTTGTATGCAGGCAATCCCACCGGCGAGGCCTTGCCGGGCACGTCCTGGCGCCCCATCAGCGCCTCGCAGTTGGGCTATCAGGGCCACGTCAGCGCCCAGGGCACCATTTCCGGCGAACAGGCGGTGGTCAGCGACGCCCAGGTCGAGATCCTCGGCAAGTACGACGGCGCCGGGCAGTTGCTGTCCATCGGCATCAGCTTTCGTGGCACCGACAGCCTCAAGGACGGCCTCAACGACCTGCAGGCGGCCTTTGTCTCCGGCTTTGCCGACAACTACAGCCGCCTGGCCTTCGACAACCTGCTGGGCAAGGTCGCCGCCTTCGCCGCGGCCCAGGGCCTGAGCGGCAGCGATGTGCTGGTCACCGGGCACAGCCTGGGCGGGTTGGCGGTCAACAGCCTGGCGACCCTGAGCACGGAGCATTGGGGCGGCTTCTACCAGGACGCCAGCTATGTGGCCTTCGCCTCGCCGACCCAGAGCGCCAGCGACAAGGTGCTGAACATCGGCTATGAAAACGACCCGGTGTTCCGTGCCCTGGACGGCACCGACTTCAACGCATCGTCCCTGGGCACCCACGACAAGCCCCAGGAGTCGGCGACCAACAATATCGTCAGCTTCACCGATCACTATGCGTCGTTGTTCGGCAAGCTGGTGCCCCAGAGCATCCTCAACCCCTGGTCCTGGTCGGCCCATAGCGCGGTGGACTATGCCGGCGGACTCAATCGCCTGATCGATTCGGATTTCTATGACCTGACCAGCCGTGATTCGACCGTGGTGGTGTCCAACCTGTCCGAGGGCCAGCGCGACAAGGTGTGGGTCAAGGACCTCAACCTGTACGCGGAGCAACACAGCGGCAGCACCTTCATCATCGGCACCCAGAGCAACGACCTGCTGCACGGCGGCAAGGGCAACGATTACCTCGATGGCGGTGCCGGTGATGACCGTTTCCGCGACGACGGCGGCTACAACATCATCCATGGCGGCTCGGGTCATAACGTTCTGGAACTGCAGCAGCCGCTGAAGAACTTCTCCATTGCCAATGACGGCGACGGCACTTTGTACATCCGCGATGCCTACGGCGGCATCAGCATGACCCGGGATATCGGTGCCCTGGTCAGTCACGAGGCCGGGAGCTGGTGGCAACTGCTCGGCAAGGACGTCAGCTACAGCGTGACCGCCGACGGCTTGCAGAACGGCAACCAGTGGACCGCCTACAACCACTCCCTCAATGGCGATGCATATGGCAATGCGCTGGTGGCCAGCGTCAACGGCGACTGGCTGTTCGGCCACGGCGGCGATGACTTGCTGAGCAGCGACAAGGCCAACGTGACCTTCGTCGGTGGCGCCGGCAACGACGTCATGCATTCCACCGGGGGCGGGGCCAATACCTTCCTGTTCAGCGGCAACTTCGGTTTCGACCTGATCCACGGCTACCAGAGCAGCGACAAGCTGGTGTTCATGGGCGTGCCCGGCATCGATGCCCATTACGACTACAGCCAGCACCTGTCCCAGAGCGGCAACGACACCTTGCTCAAGGTGGGCGACTACTCGGTGACCCTGGTGGGCATCGGTATGGAGGGGCTCAACGGTTCAGGCATCGTGTTCGCCTGA